One window of Trichoderma breve strain T069 chromosome 3, whole genome shotgun sequence genomic DNA carries:
- a CDS encoding cytochrome p450 domain-containing protein — MAKLTKFYGPYKALGGKSHINFVELFEKYGDVVRTAPNELIVLSTDAQQKVFGVGTRCSKENTSYESVAYKGFQNLEAATNREEHRKRRQIWDKAFSTKALESYETYARETVYEWLGKLASLQGQPVNTSLYSLLIPFENMGRMGFSINFGSIQKGKEDIMLHYLEETLGMIAKLGTMWWPIALINSIGGSGDHIEFEKLACRMVDQREKQADDENEDIMKYILQDHHSKVPKGFHHHDLLYADAQVIMVAGTDTIGATLSFAFYHLARDPALRQKLLTELEPLYGRTLTGEFTNHDLSDAEAPYLNSIINETMRLDNPTCSNGGRLTPPEGLEVDGIFIPGEVVVYTPTHAIQRSAKYFKDPNNFIPERWTTRPDLIIDKRAYLPFSCGSHSCVGKKVAILVLRLILAYTVWYYDFQFAPGEDGLAIHRDSIDASILKPGKLECVFSQRT, encoded by the exons ATGGCAAAGCTCACCAAGTTCTATGGGCCCTACAAGGCTCTGGGCGGCAAATCACACATTAACTTCGTCGAACTCTTCGAGAAATACGGAGATGTTGTCCGAACTG CTCCAAATGAGCTCATAGTGTTATCAACGGACGCTCAACAGAAAGTCTTTGGAGTTGGTACCCGATGCTCGAAAGAAAACACTTCTTATGAATCCGTGGCCTACAAAGGCTTCCAAAATTTGGAGGCTGCGACAAATCGTGAGGAACACCGCAAGAGACGACAAATCTGGGACAAAGCTTTTTCTACAAAGG CCTTGGAATCCTACGAAACCTACGCTCGCGAAACAGTATATGAATGGCTGGGAAAGTTGGCATCTCTGCAGGGCCAACCGGTTAATACTTCATTGTATTCTCTCTTGATTCCTTTCGAAAATATGGGCCGCATGGGCTTTTCCATCAATTTTGGATCCATCCAAAAGGGTAAAGAGGACATTATGTTGCACTACCTTGAAGAAACGCTTGGTATGATCGCAAAACTCGGCACAATGTGGTGGCCGATTGCTTTGATCAACTCGATAGGAGGCAGCGGTGATCACATTGAATTCGAAAAGCTCGCTTGTAGGATGGTCGATCAGAGAGAAAAG CAAGCCGATGATGAAAATGAGGACATAATGAAATATATTCTTCAGGACCATCACTCAAAAGTTCCGAAGGGTTTTCACCATCATGATCTTTTATACGCAGACGCGCAAGTTATCATGGTCGCAGGGACTGATACTATCGGGGCAACTTTATCATTTGCTTTCTACCATCTAGCCCGCGATCCTGCCCTACGACAGAAATTGCTTACGGAGCTTGAGCCTCTCTATGGACGCACGTTGACTGGTGAATTCACCAACCATGACTTGAGCGACGCTGAAGCACCATACCTAAACTCGATTATCAATGAGACGATGAGATTGGATAATCCGACTTGTTCTAACGGTGGTCGACTTACGCCACCTGAAGGGCTCGAGGTTGATGGTATCTTTATCCCCGGTGAGGTGGTGGTCTATACACCAACGCATGCTATACAACGAA GCGCCAAGTACTTCAAAGACCCAAACAATTTTATTCCAGAACGTTGGACTACGCGACCCGATCTAATTATTGATAAGCGGGCATACCTTCCGTTCTCTTGTGGTTCTCACAGCTGCGTGGGAAAGAAGGTTGCTATTCTTGTGCTACGCTTGATTTTGGCGTATACGGTCTGGTACTATGACTTCCAGTTTGCTCCCGGTGAAGATGGGCTCGCCATCCACCGAGATTCGATTGATGCATCAATTTTGAAGCCAGGCAAGCTGGAATGCGTCTTCTCTCAAAGGACTTGA
- a CDS encoding glycosyl hydrolases family 11 domain-containing protein, translated as MVNFSSLLVALVGIGSSLAAPLDESLNANIIERGPSDFVLGGHNAVRRSAINYNQDYTTGGDVVYTHSNTGFAVNWSFPNDFVVGVGWSTGGSAPIKFSGNFGVGSGVGLLSVYGWSTNPLVEYYIMEDNFAYPSAGTVKGSVTSDGSSYTIWENTRVNEPSIQGTATFNQYISVRNSKRSSGTVTVANHFNAWKSLGMNLGTMNYQVLAVEGWGGQGGVQQTVSN; from the exons ATGGTTAATTTTTCATCACTTTTGGTTGCCTTAGTCGGCAttggcagctccttggcTGCTCCCTTGGATGAGTCTCTCAATGCCAACATAATCGAGCGTGGACCCAGCGACTTCGTTCTGGGGGGACATAATGCCGTTCGCCGCTCTGCCATAAACTATAACCAAGACTACACTACTGGCGGCGATGTGGTTTACACCCACTCAAACACAGGATTTGCGGTTAACTGGTCGTTTCCCAATGATTTCGTCGTAGGAGTTGGTTGGAGCACTGGAGGATCCGC CCCCATCAAGTTCAGCGGTAACTTTGGTGTCGGCAGCGGAGTTGGCCTGCTCTCTGTTTATGGCTGGAGCACCAACCCTCTTGTTGAATATTACATCATGGAAGACAACTTTGCCTATCCTTCCGCCGGCACGGTGAAGGGTAGTGTCACCAGTGACGGATCCAGTTACACGATCTGGGAGAATACGCGGGTCAATGAGCCTTCCATCCAGGGCACAGCGACCTTTAACCAGTATATCTCCGTGCGGAACTCCAAAAGATCCAGTGGCACAGTAACTGTTGCAAATCACTTCAATGCATGGAAATCGTTAGGAATGAACTTAGGCACTATGAATTATCAGGTTTTAGCTGTGGAAGGCTGGGGCGGCCAAGGCGGGGTGCAACAAACTGTCTCGAATTAG
- a CDS encoding pyridoxal-dependent decarboxylase conserved domain-containing protein, which produces MRNAARPGAQALPLNQVIGDMTKIMSHRIAMDHPRFFGFIPSPVDENSFLGSMLTTMYNVGAGSWYQSSGASTVEDSLIKWFAEQAGLPPSSGGIFVSGGSVANLTAVVTARDAKLQFEQRPKAVIYMSEQTHSSMAKGIVVAGFHRNQIRRVQCDSSYRIKPSSLRQQIESDRKNGLIPFMIAATCGLTNTGGIDDLNALADITESENLWLHVDGAYGASILLSKTHKHCADGIGRADSLTWDAHKWLFQVYDCGLILVRDKRNLIESFATGASYIRDADEASSEKVNFWNRGIEMSRPARGMKLWFTLQRLGLDKVSDMIDHGVDLAEFAELVFRGFENWEILSPAQLGILNFRYVPPISQPLAVERNIAAPLTTRITKVLNLRMCTVSPHLSRDQLFEVIQSLDSIAREISASFVMKRILKI; this is translated from the exons ATGCGAAATGCCGCGAGGCCAGGCGCACAAGCATTACCGTTGAACCAGGTTATCGGTGATATGACCAAGATCATGTCTCATCGAATAGCAATGGACCACCCAAGATTTTTTGGCTTCATTCCTTCTCCGGTCGACGAAAACTCATTTCTAGGAAGCATGCTCACTACCATGTATAATGTTGGCGCTGGTAGCTGGTATCAGAGCTCTGGCGCCAGCACCGTGGAAGATTCTCTCATCAAGTGGTTCGCTGAGCAAGCTGGGCTTCCACCATCATCCGGCGGCATTTTTGTGTCTGGAGGCTCAGTAGCCAATTTGACGGCTGTTGTAACCGCACGCGATGCCAAGTTGCAATTCGAACAGAGGCCAAAGGCAGTGATTTACATGTCTGAGCAAACACATTCTTCCATGGCAAAGGGCATAGTCGTGGCAGGCTTTCACCGGAACCAGATCCGTCGTGTGCAATGCGACTCGAGTTACCGGATAAAGCCTTCGAGTCTTAGGCAGCAAATCGAAAGCGACAGAAAGAATGGCTTGATACCATTTATGATTGCGGCAACTTGTGGTCTTACCAACACCGGGGGCATAGACGACTTGAACGCGCTCGCTGACATAACCGAGTCCGAAAACCTGTGGCTTCACGTCGATGGCGCATATGGAGCATCCATACTTCTCTCAAAGACACACAAACATTGTGCTGATGGCATTGGTCGCGCGGATAGCTTAACATGGGACGCTCACAAGTGGCTGTTCCAAGTGTACGATTGCGGCCTGATACTCGTTCGAGACAAGCGCAACCTAATCGAAAGTTTCGCGACGGGTGCCTCATATATccgagatgctgatgaagccTCATCAGAAAAGGTTAACTTTTGGAATCGAGGCATCGAGATGTCTCGGCCTGCGCGGGGCATGAAGCTCTGGTTTACCCTTCAGAGGCTGGGCCTTGACAAGGTCAGCGATATGATTGACCACGGAGTCGACCTCGCAGAATTCGCCGAACTGGTATTCCGAGGTTTCGAAAATTGGGAGATTCTCTCACCAGCCCAGCTGGGAATACTCAATTTTCGTTATGTTCCGCCCATTTCTCAGCCTCTGG CGGTGGAACGGAATATTGCAGCACCTCTAACAACAAGGATCACCAAAGTCTTGAATTTGCGAATGTGCACTGTCTCACCTCATTTGAGTAGGGATCAGCTTTTTGAAGTGATACAAAGTCTGGATTCGATTGCAAGGGAAATTTCTGCCTCTTTCGTGATGAAGAGAATTTTGAAGATTTGA
- a CDS encoding major facilitator superfamily domain-containing protein: MATENKSAVEATSEANLPNVSEKDVDRALLRKIDWRVMPVLCITYALQYWDKGLLGQAAVFGLRTDLGLTQGKSFSWVSVVFYFGHIAGMYPGSLLAQRFHPKRTCSILAIVWSIIMLTTPACTSYAGIIANRFFLGVVEAGVNPVFMLVVGTWYTHSEQVLRSSIWYSFSGGSLLISPVINFGLAHIHSSRLNPWQIMYLFAGGISFLWGIALLWVFPDTPQRAKGFTESERELIVERTRVNNAGTENKHIKFYQIREALFEFQFWGILVLSLLSCTGSAVVTQFASIVFNGLGFDAYTSLLLNLPTGAMAFICVLGSGYLGRHWKDSRFFIISLSCLPVILGCSLLWKLDNSRGGKIFAFYLLNFFSSAWVQCIGLGTSNTGGYTKKAVYASGTFIGYSLGNITGSLLFDQKFAPKFGQSFTGVLICFVICFFLAQVVRFVLDRENKERTRVHGPPTFEKGLDDLSDRENMSFRYAL; this comes from the exons ATGGCgacagaaaacaaaagcgCCGTAGAGGCGACGAGCGAGGCCAACTTGCCCAACGTCTCCGAAAAAGATGTTGATCGCGCGCTGCTACGAAAGATTGATTGGCGCGTGATGCCAGTG CTGTGCATTACATATGCCCTTCAG TACTGGGACAAAGGTTTGCTTGGCCAAGCAGCTGTATTCGGGCTACGAACAGACCTTGGCTTAACCCAGGGCAAATCTTTCTCTTGGGTGTCTGTGGTATTCTACTTTGGTCATATAGCCGGCATGTATCCCGGCTCTCTACTAGCACAACGGTTTCATCCTAAGCGCACCTGTTCCATCCTGGCTATCGTCTGGTCCATCATCATGCTCACCACGCCAGCATGCACGTCTTATGCCGGTATTATTGCCAatcgcttcttcctcggcgtGGTCGAAGCTGGCGTTAACCCCGTCTTCATGCTTGTTGTTGGTACATGGTACACGCACTCGGAGCAGGTCCTGCGATCTAGTATCTGGTATTCCTTCAGCGGAGGCTCATTGTTAATCTCTCCGGTCATCAACTTTGGTCTTGCCCACATCCATAGCAGTCGATTGAACCCATGGCAGATAATGTACTTATTTGCAGGGGGTATTTCCTTTCTTTGGGGCATCGCATTGCTTTGGGTCTTCCCAGATACCCCACAGCGTGCCAAGGGCTTTACGGAAAGCGAAAGGGAACTCATCGTCGAGCGCACGCGTGTTAACAACGCAGGCACCGAAAACAAACACATAAAGTTCTATCAGATCAGAGAAGCTTTATTCGAGTTCCAGTTCTGGGGAATTCTCGTGCTATCCCTGTTGAGCTGCACAGGCTCAGCTGTTGTCACGCAGTTTGCTTCCATTGTGTTTAACGGACTGGGTTTCGATGCTTATACCTCGCTCTTGCTTAACCTCCCGACCGGCGCGATGGCTTTCATCTGTGTCCTGGGCTCAGGATACCTTGGAAGACACTGGAAAGACTCACGATTCTTCATTATCTCATTATCTTGTCTACCGGTCATTCTTGGCTGCTCACTTCT CTGGAAACTTGATAACAGTAGAGGTGGGAAAATCTTCGCCTTCTATTTGCTGAACTTCTTCTCGTCTGCCTGGGTTCAATGCATCGGCCTGGGTACCTCAAATACGGGCGGTTATACAAAGAAGGCTGTGTACGCTTCTGGAACCTTTATTGGCTACTCGTTAGGCAACATTACGGGCTCTTTGCTCTTCGACCA GAAATTTGCTCCCAAATTCGGTCAGAGCTTCACGGGTGTATTGATCTGCTTTGtgatttgcttcttcctcgcacAGGTAGTCCGTTTTGTGCTTGATAGAGAGAACAAAGAGCGGACAAGGGTCCACGGACCGCCCACTTTTGAGAAGGGCCTTGATGACTTGTCGGACAGGGAGAATATGTCATTTAGATACGCACTATGA
- a CDS encoding aminotransferase class I and II domain-containing protein encodes MTQLKNGIKSPIQPSPRVAGNVQDVWSIINAAAATTPNQPVVNMGQGFFGYNPPQFLIDAAKSAVERLDCNQYAPPKGRLRLREAVSNAYSPFWGRKLDPETEITITTGANEGFLSCCMAFLQQGDEVLLLEPFFDQYISNIEMAGAKVVSVALQPPKSGMTKTHSAGEWSLDVLALKKAITPRTRMLVLNTPHNPLGKIFNHEELKQIADVCVENNILIISDEVYDRLFYVPFSRIATMSPEVERITLTLSSAGKNFYATGWRVGWVMGPSELVSYVTKAHARICYCSPSPLQEAFAIGFEQAEANGFWDECISDMKSKMDMFNEIWHELDMPYSEPEGGYFVVVNMSKVQLPENYDFPTHVLNRPRDFKLAWFLIQELGVAAIPPSEFYSPANQHIGEQWMRFAVCKPNEVLEAAKERLRGLKKYIN; translated from the exons ATGACTCAATTAAAAAACGGAATCAAGTCGCCAATTCAGCCCTCCCCACGAGTAGCAGGCAACGTGCAAGATGTGTG GTCTATCATCAacgctgcagctgcaactACGCCCAATCAGCCTGTGGTGAACATGGGACAAGGCTTCTTTGGCTACAATCCTCCCCAGTTTCTCATTGACGCCGCGAAGAGTGCGGTAGAACGCCTCGACTGCAACCAATACGCACCTCCAAAGGGCCGTCTCCGTCTGAGAGAAGCCGTTTCCAATGCCTACTCTCCTTTCTGGGGCCGGAAGCTTGACCCAGAGACCGagatcaccatcaccacggGCGCCAATGAAGGTTTTCTGAGCTGTTGCATGGCCTTTCTCCAGCAGGGCGACGAGGTGTTGCTGCTAGAGCCCTTTTTTGACCA ATACATCAGCAACATTGAGATGGCCGGTGCCAAGGTTGTATCTGTGGCGTTGCAGCCACCAAAGTCAGGAATGACAAAAACTCACTCCGCTGGCGAATGGTCGCTGGATGTTTTGGCATTGAAGAAGGCCATTACTCCTAGAACGAGAATGCTGGTTTTAAACACACCTC ACAACCCATTGGGCAAGATTTTCAACCATGAAGAGCTGAAACAGATTGCCGATGTTTGCGTTGAGAACaacattctcatcatctccgaTGAAGTCTATGACCGACTGTTCTACGTACCATTTTCTCGCATTGCGACCATGTCGCCCGAGGTGGAGCGCATTACTTTGACTCTCAGCTCAGCGGGAAAGAACTTTTATGCCACGGGTTGGCGAGTTG GTTGGGTTATGGGTCCATCCGAACTCGTCTCATACGTCACAAAGGCGCATGCACGAATTTGCTATTGCTCTCCATCACCTCTTCAAGAAGCGTTTGCCATTG GTTTCGAACAGGCTGAAGCAAATGGCTTCTGGGACGAATGTATCTCTGACATGAAGTCCAAGATGGACATGTTTAATGAGATTTGGCACGAGCTTGACATGCCTTACTCCGAGCCTGAAGGTGGCTACTTTGTCGTGGTCAACATGAGCAAAGTGCAACTACCAGAGAATTACGACTTCCCTACCCACGTATTGAATCGTCCAAGAGACTTCAAGTTGGCGTGGTTCCTGATCCAAGAACTTGGAGTGGCAGCGATTCCACCGAGCGAATTTTACTCACCGGCTAACCAACACATTGGAGAGCAGTGGATGCGGTTTGCCGTATGTAAACCGAATGAAGTACTGGAGGCTGCTAAGGAAAGACTAAGAGgattaaaaaagtatattaattaG
- a CDS encoding iron/manganese superoxide dismutase — MSSSLLRTTPLLRAGLRARAAKPLAAMATTSFTRGKATLPDLPYDYGALEPYISGQIMELHHSKHHQTYVNGFNAAVEALAEAEAKGDSKAAASQAPLLNFHGGGHVNHSLFWENLAPNGKGGGGEPEGKLLTAINQDFGSFENLKKQTNAALAGIQGSGWAWIVKDKASGNLTLVTRANQDPVTGNFEPLLGIDAWEHAYYLQYQNRKAEYFSAIWDVINWGTVAKRFGQ, encoded by the exons ATgtcctcctccctcctccgTACGACGCCTCTCCTGCGCGCCGGCCTTCGCGCCCGTGCCGCAAAGCCTctcgccgccatggccaccACAAGCTTCACCCGCGGCAAGGCTACTCTCCCCGATCTGCCTT ACGACTACGGCGCGCTCGAGCCCTACATCTCCGGCCAGATCATGGAGCTCCACCACTCCAAGCACCACCAGACCTATGTCAACGGCTTCAACGCTGCCGTCGAGGCCCTCGCCGAGGCTGAGGCCAAGGGCGACTCTAAGGCTGCCGCTTCTCAGGCACCTCTGCTCAACTTCCACGGCGGTGGTCACGTCAACCACTCCCTCTTCTGGGAGAACCTCGCACCCAACGGCAagggcggtggtggtgagcCTGAGGGCAAGCTTTTG ACTGCCATCAACCAGGACTTTGGCTCCTTCGAGAACCTCAAGAAGCAGACCAACGCTGCCCTCGCCGGCATCCAGGGCTCCGGCTGGGCCTGGAtcgtcaaggacaaggcttCCGGTAACCTCACCCTCGTCACCCGCGCCAACCAGGACCCTGTCACCGGCAACTTTGAGCCCCTGCTGGGCATCGACGCCTGGGAGCACGCTTACTACCTCCAGTACCAGAACCGCAAGGCCGAGTACTTCAGCGCCATCTGGGATGTTATCAACTGGGGAACCGTTGCCAAGCGATTTGGACAGTAG
- a CDS encoding short chain dehydrogenase domain-containing protein produces the protein MARYAAVHAWDKLAGPGDARPSAEQIIKDAGKEDLKGQVIIITGVSSGIGGASAVALAATGASLYLAGRSIPKAKAALPTIADLPNVHFLELDLASNASIKAFAAEFLKQSGGKLNVLLNNAGGVLVERKVTVDGFEQQLAINHLGPFLLFALLKDALLASASASNPSRVINVTSFGHRYGNINWDDLNFEKGEYPSTGAYAQAKTASIYTATEIDRRYGAQNLFAWSVHPGGIMESAFMKNAGYSQEAIDGFMDVWPSKLFKNNTQGAATQVWAAVSDDVLAPEARGKYLEDCRVSLPTEQTDKPEWLGHPGHTYDETAAKRIWEVTEKLLGVKA, from the coding sequence ATGGCTCGCTACGCTGCGGTTCACGCTTGGGATAAGCTCGCCGGACCTGGCGATGCCCGCCCTTCTGCCGAACAGATCATCAAGGACGCCGGAAAGGAAGACCTCAAGGGccaagtcatcatcatcaccggtgTTTCTTCCGGTATTGGCGGTGCCAGTGCCGTAGCCCTCGCCGCTACTGGTGCATCTCTCTACCTCGCCGGCCGAAGCATTCCCAAGGCTAAGGCCGCTCTCCCCACCATCGCCGACCTTCCCAATGTCCACTTTCTCGAGCTTGACCTGGCGTCGAATGCCAGTATCAAGGCCTTTGCTGCCGAGTTCCTGAAACAGTCTGGTGGCAAGCTTAATGTCCTGCTCAACAACGCCGGCGGTGTCCTCGTTGAGCGCAAGGTTACTGTTGACGGCttcgagcagcagcttgccatcaACCATCTGGGCCCTTTCCTCCTTTTCGCCCTTCTCAAGGACGCTCTGCTTGCAAGCGCATCAGCCTCCAACCCTAGCCGTGTGATCAATGTCACCAGCTTCGGACACCGCTACGGAAACATCAACTGGGACGACCTCAACTTTGAGAAGGGAGAATACCCTTCCACAGGCGCCTATGCCCAGGCCAAGACCGCAAGCATCTACACGGCCACCGAGATTGACCGTCGCTACGGAGCCCAGAACCTCTTCGCCTGGAGCGTCCACCCCGGTGGCATCATGGAGTCGGCCTTTATGAAGAACGCCGGATATTCCCAGGAGGCCATTGACGGGTTCATGGACGTTTGGCCTTCTAAACTTTTCAAGAACAACACGCAGGGCGCTGCGACGCAAGTGTGGGCGGCGGTAAGCGACGATGTCCTGGCTCCCGAGGCCAGAGGAAAGTACTTGGAGGATTGTCGTGTTTCACTTCCCACGGAGCAGACGGACAAGCCGGAGTGGCTGGGACACCCTGGTCATACCTACGACGAGACTGCTGCGAAGAGGATTTGGGAGGTCACCGAGAAGTTGCTCGGAGTCAAGGCTTAA